The following are from one region of the Acidobacteriota bacterium genome:
- a CDS encoding bifunctional homocysteine S-methyltransferase/methylenetetrahydrofolate reductase codes for MAANFLERLSKSPILCDGAMGTLLYSKGIFINQCYDELNLSQPDLIRGIHHEYLQSGAEIVETNTFGANSFRLARHGLADRVRDVNLAGVRLAREAAKSFDVFVAGSVGPIGVRIEPLGKTSFQEARDSFREQVAALVEGGVDLLMLETFGYMEELHQAVLASREVNPKIPLVAHVTIDEDGNCLDGSDPEAFTARLEEWKVDVIGINCSVGPVAMLEAIERVRAATNLPLATQPNAGMPRSVEGRNIYLCSPEYMASYTRKFVAAGVSLVGGCCGTTPEHIRAMKSALRAGEARQKTAIAGVTHDHAAPSTAATTPLAERSRLGAKIARGEFVAMVEIVPPKGIDIRKEVDGAKFLKSVGVDAINIPDSPRASARMSNQALSLLMQQEVGIEAILHYTCRDRNVLGIQSDLLGAAATGIRNLICITGDPPKMGNYPDATAVFDVDAIGLVNIVRNLNRGLDLGGNTIGKGTGFVIGVGANPGLPNLDEEIRRFEYKVEAGAEYVVTQPVFDLNLLENFLKHIEHCRIPVVAGIWPLVSARNAEFMKNELRVSVPDSILKRMNDAPTPEAAREEGIAIAREMLRAVRDRVQGAQISAPQGRYSSAVDVLEALG; via the coding sequence ATGGCAGCAAATTTCCTCGAACGCCTGAGTAAGTCGCCCATCCTGTGCGATGGAGCGATGGGGACGCTTTTGTATTCCAAAGGCATCTTCATCAACCAGTGCTATGACGAGCTGAATCTCTCGCAGCCCGATCTGATTCGCGGCATTCACCACGAATATCTGCAGTCTGGTGCCGAGATAGTCGAGACAAACACCTTTGGCGCCAATAGTTTCCGGTTGGCCCGTCATGGGCTGGCTGATCGTGTCCGCGACGTCAACCTGGCAGGAGTCCGGCTGGCACGCGAGGCCGCCAAGAGCTTTGATGTCTTCGTCGCCGGGTCCGTCGGGCCGATCGGAGTCCGCATCGAACCGCTGGGTAAGACCTCTTTTCAAGAGGCACGCGACTCCTTTCGCGAGCAGGTCGCTGCCCTGGTCGAAGGCGGAGTCGACTTGCTCATGCTCGAAACGTTCGGCTACATGGAGGAACTCCACCAGGCTGTGCTGGCTAGCCGCGAGGTCAATCCGAAGATTCCGCTCGTCGCGCACGTCACGATCGACGAAGACGGCAACTGCCTGGACGGCTCGGACCCCGAGGCTTTTACGGCCCGGCTGGAGGAATGGAAAGTCGACGTGATCGGCATCAACTGCAGCGTAGGACCGGTCGCGATGTTGGAAGCGATTGAACGCGTGCGTGCTGCCACCAACCTTCCACTGGCGACGCAACCAAACGCCGGTATGCCAAGATCTGTCGAGGGACGCAATATCTATCTCTGCTCGCCCGAATATATGGCCAGCTACACCCGCAAATTTGTCGCCGCGGGCGTGAGTTTGGTAGGCGGATGTTGCGGGACGACTCCGGAACATATTCGCGCGATGAAGTCGGCGCTGCGTGCCGGAGAAGCGCGTCAGAAGACTGCCATCGCCGGCGTCACGCACGATCACGCAGCACCATCGACTGCGGCCACCACGCCGTTGGCGGAGCGCTCACGCCTGGGGGCGAAAATCGCTCGCGGCGAGTTTGTCGCAATGGTCGAGATCGTTCCCCCTAAGGGCATCGACATCCGCAAAGAAGTTGATGGCGCGAAGTTTCTCAAGTCGGTCGGCGTGGACGCGATCAATATTCCGGATAGCCCGCGCGCCTCCGCGCGTATGAGCAACCAGGCCTTATCTCTCCTGATGCAGCAGGAAGTTGGGATCGAAGCGATCCTGCACTACACCTGCCGCGACCGGAACGTGCTTGGCATCCAGTCGGACCTACTGGGCGCGGCGGCAACCGGTATTCGCAACCTGATCTGCATCACCGGCGATCCGCCAAAGATGGGCAACTATCCCGATGCCACGGCCGTGTTTGATGTGGATGCCATCGGACTGGTGAACATTGTCCGTAACCTGAACCGCGGACTTGACCTGGGCGGAAACACGATCGGTAAAGGTACGGGTTTTGTGATTGGTGTCGGAGCCAATCCGGGATTGCCGAACCTGGACGAAGAAATCCGTCGTTTTGAATACAAAGTAGAAGCTGGCGCTGAGTACGTCGTGACTCAGCCGGTATTCGATCTCAACTTGCTCGAGAATTTCCTGAAGCACATTGAGCATTGCCGCATCCCAGTAGTAGCGGGAATTTGGCCGCTGGTCAGCGCGCGAAACGCGGAGTTCATGAAGAATGAATTGCGAGTATCCGTGCCGGACTCGATCCTGAAGAGGATGAACGATGCACCGACACCGGAAGCGGCCCGCGAGGAAGGTATCGCGATCGCGCGCGAGATGCTGAGGGCGGTCCGCGACCGAGTCCAGGGTGCACAAATCAGCGCGCCGCAGGGACGATACAGTTCCGCAGTGGACGTGTTGGAGGCGCTCGGCTAG
- a CDS encoding patatin-like phospholipase family protein produces MNASAPLVPVRPKRLLSIDGGGLAGLIPAESLILIEKQLDDITGESKPLCDRFDLIGGTSTGAILAAGLCLGLRAEELRNFYLDFGKDIFAKVFLPIRFWHSYPSQPLERHLKDVFGENTTLGGAQLHTQLLIVAKNATQGTTWFFSNNPNGKYFGTNAALPLWHIVRASSAAPTFFPPQKINVPDDQGQIHNYEFIDGGVSSYNNPSLQLFLEATDRQYNYGWPTGTEKLLLLSLGTGFNTATIDEGKASSYNLLDWARYSVKGLLGDANLQQNVLMRLIGQHPAGPVVVSTAERDAVRASGAPAESVLASMDTGLAMKKLLTYQRITVSLTRARLDGLGLTDIDPVKVREMDAVDQIGNIQRVGAAVAKEQVNMNVLKQFFS; encoded by the coding sequence ATGAATGCTTCAGCGCCACTCGTTCCGGTTCGACCCAAGCGTCTCTTGTCGATTGATGGCGGAGGACTGGCCGGCCTGATTCCGGCCGAATCGTTGATTCTGATCGAGAAGCAGTTAGACGACATCACCGGGGAATCAAAGCCTCTCTGCGATCGCTTCGATCTGATCGGCGGCACGAGTACCGGAGCGATCCTGGCGGCCGGCCTCTGTCTGGGACTGAGGGCGGAAGAACTGCGCAATTTCTATCTCGATTTCGGAAAGGACATTTTCGCGAAAGTGTTTCTTCCCATACGTTTTTGGCATAGCTATCCGAGTCAGCCACTGGAGCGGCATTTGAAGGATGTCTTCGGCGAGAATACGACGCTGGGCGGTGCGCAATTACATACGCAGCTTTTGATTGTGGCCAAGAACGCGACCCAGGGAACCACGTGGTTTTTCAGTAACAACCCAAATGGGAAGTATTTCGGCACGAATGCTGCCTTGCCGTTATGGCATATTGTGCGAGCCAGTTCCGCTGCGCCAACGTTTTTTCCGCCGCAAAAAATCAACGTACCCGACGACCAAGGACAAATCCATAACTACGAATTCATCGACGGAGGCGTGAGTAGCTACAACAATCCTTCGCTCCAGCTTTTCCTGGAAGCCACCGACCGGCAATACAACTACGGATGGCCAACTGGCACGGAGAAACTGCTGTTGCTTTCGCTGGGGACCGGGTTCAACACCGCCACGATCGACGAGGGCAAGGCGTCCAGCTATAACCTGTTGGATTGGGCGCGCTATTCCGTCAAGGGACTGCTGGGCGATGCCAACCTGCAGCAGAATGTTCTGATGCGATTGATTGGACAACATCCGGCGGGACCTGTGGTTGTGTCTACTGCTGAAAGGGATGCGGTACGCGCCAGCGGAGCGCCGGCGGAATCGGTGCTGGCGTCTATGGATACCGGACTCGCCATGAAGAAACTGCTCACCTATCAGCGCATCACGGTCAGCCTGACGCGCGCCCGGCTGGATGGACTGGGCCTTACCGACATCGATCCGGTGAAGGTCCGCGAGATGGATGCGGTCGATCAGATCGGAAATATCCAGCGGGTGGGCGCGGCGGTTGCGAAAGAGCAAGTCAACATGAATGTTCTCAAGCAGTTTTTCTCGTAA
- a CDS encoding penicillin acylase family protein, giving the protein MSVTTSLPDVRSQRSPLFRAILILGLVLLVIILGGAAWLYSIARSALPQIDGSVAVSGLSGKVRVVRDNHGIPTIEAASLDDLFFAQGYVTAQDRLWQMDAMRRAAAGELSEILGPSLLKMDREQRILGLRAATQDTEKAMSARDRAYFEAYARGVNAFMESHRDKLSLEFRLLKYSPKPWTVADSLLVGARMVQDLNHYSYARALTREKILAKLGPELTSDLYTNSSWRDRPPAATRPRIDEDNPAVSSEEEDDDDDEGEPVGGDSRLISASRATSGAVSLYGTAEAAPFHFLVSARPVSAEAIFEGFSAAEADLFRPGSNNWVVSGEHTVTGKPLLSNDMHLDHQMPNLWFAAHLKSGTYEVAGVTLPGTPFVIVGHNQRIGWGFTNVGPTVEDVFIEEFNDHGQYKTPAGWRDPQHRQEVIHVKNQPDVTLDVVTTRHGPIITDIVPGETRKIALRWILYDGMTLPFFDVNSAQNWDEFRKAFSVFVAPGQNVMYADVDGHIGYQTTGKIPIRASGDGSLPVSGSDDAHEWKGYIPWDEMPRVYDPQSGVLASANGRITPDGYKYSISTEWEAPWRTDRIYRVLESGKKFAPADMLALQMDVSSTYDHFCADKFVYALDHAGKISDKAKKAADILRDWDGRMSADSAAPSIETKARKELERLILEPKLGVAPSDPADNSGTLNWKSYRWGMSTVWMETILTKQPARWLPSTYKDYPSLLVAAVENVLKQPDVPSDVSQWKWGKIYPVDVEHPVLSHLPLVGKFTGPGVHPLSGSGFTVKAVGKEFGPSERVTWNFADFDKSTLNLVTGESGIFLSKYYMDQWPAWYGGRTFNFAFSAANVEKRKQHEMTLVPQ; this is encoded by the coding sequence ATGTCCGTGACCACATCGCTTCCCGATGTTCGCTCCCAGCGTAGTCCGTTGTTCCGCGCAATCTTGATCCTTGGCCTGGTGCTGCTCGTGATTATTCTGGGCGGCGCGGCCTGGCTCTATTCCATCGCGCGCTCAGCTCTGCCACAGATTGACGGCAGTGTCGCTGTGTCGGGCCTCTCGGGGAAAGTGCGAGTTGTTCGTGATAACCACGGTATCCCGACGATTGAAGCCGCTTCGCTTGACGACCTGTTTTTCGCGCAGGGATATGTCACCGCTCAGGATCGCCTGTGGCAAATGGATGCGATGCGCCGTGCTGCCGCTGGAGAGCTGTCTGAGATCCTTGGACCCAGCCTGCTCAAGATGGACCGTGAACAGCGCATCCTCGGCCTGCGCGCCGCAACGCAGGATACGGAAAAGGCGATGTCCGCACGCGATCGCGCATACTTCGAAGCGTACGCTCGGGGCGTGAATGCGTTCATGGAATCACATCGTGACAAGCTTTCCCTCGAGTTTCGCCTGCTGAAATATTCTCCAAAACCGTGGACGGTTGCCGATTCCCTGCTGGTCGGCGCCCGCATGGTGCAGGATCTGAATCACTACAGCTATGCGCGTGCTCTGACCCGTGAAAAAATTCTTGCCAAGCTCGGGCCCGAGCTTACTTCCGACCTGTACACGAATTCGTCGTGGAGAGATCGTCCGCCCGCGGCCACTCGTCCCCGCATCGACGAAGACAATCCCGCCGTCAGCAGCGAGGAAGAAGATGACGATGACGACGAAGGCGAACCAGTGGGTGGAGATTCCCGCTTGATCTCCGCATCGAGAGCGACCTCAGGGGCTGTGAGCCTTTACGGCACCGCTGAAGCCGCACCCTTCCACTTCTTGGTCTCCGCGCGGCCCGTCTCCGCAGAAGCGATCTTCGAGGGCTTTTCAGCCGCCGAAGCCGATCTGTTCCGACCAGGCTCCAACAACTGGGTCGTGTCCGGAGAGCATACCGTCACCGGAAAGCCCCTGCTGTCGAACGATATGCACCTCGACCACCAGATGCCCAACTTGTGGTTCGCGGCGCACCTGAAGAGTGGGACGTACGAAGTCGCCGGTGTAACTCTGCCCGGCACGCCTTTTGTCATCGTCGGCCACAATCAGCGCATTGGTTGGGGATTCACCAACGTCGGACCGACCGTTGAAGATGTATTCATCGAAGAGTTCAACGATCACGGACAATACAAGACGCCCGCAGGTTGGCGCGATCCTCAACATCGGCAGGAAGTCATCCACGTAAAAAACCAGCCGGACGTGACCCTCGACGTCGTCACTACTCGTCACGGCCCGATCATCACCGACATCGTGCCCGGAGAGACCCGCAAGATCGCGTTGCGCTGGATCCTCTACGACGGTATGACACTTCCCTTCTTCGACGTGAACTCGGCCCAGAACTGGGATGAGTTTCGCAAAGCATTTTCCGTTTTCGTCGCGCCTGGACAAAACGTGATGTACGCCGACGTCGACGGCCACATCGGCTATCAGACGACCGGCAAGATTCCCATCCGCGCGTCGGGCGACGGCAGCCTCCCAGTCAGCGGCAGCGACGACGCGCACGAATGGAAGGGCTACATTCCCTGGGACGAAATGCCGCGCGTCTATGACCCGCAATCGGGCGTCCTGGCGAGCGCGAATGGACGCATCACGCCCGACGGCTATAAATATTCGATCAGCACCGAGTGGGAAGCACCGTGGCGAACCGATCGCATCTATAGAGTGCTGGAGTCGGGCAAAAAGTTCGCGCCCGCCGACATGCTCGCCTTACAGATGGACGTCTCTTCCACCTATGACCATTTCTGTGCCGATAAGTTTGTTTACGCGCTCGATCACGCCGGCAAGATTTCCGACAAGGCGAAGAAGGCAGCCGACATCCTGCGCGATTGGGATGGACGCATGTCCGCCGATTCTGCCGCGCCGTCCATTGAAACGAAAGCTCGCAAGGAACTGGAGAGATTGATTCTTGAACCGAAACTCGGCGTAGCTCCGAGCGATCCAGCCGACAACAGCGGCACGCTGAACTGGAAGAGCTATCGCTGGGGCATGTCTACTGTCTGGATGGAGACGATTCTCACCAAGCAACCCGCTCGATGGCTGCCTTCGACCTACAAAGACTACCCGAGCCTGCTCGTGGCCGCAGTCGAGAACGTGCTCAAACAACCGGACGTCCCCTCCGACGTGAGCCAATGGAAGTGGGGCAAGATTTATCCCGTGGACGTAGAGCATCCCGTGCTCAGCCATCTCCCGCTGGTTGGAAAATTCACTGGCCCGGGCGTTCACCCCCTCAGTGGCAGTGGGTTCACGGTCAAAGCGGTCGGCAAGGAATTTGGACCATCGGAACGCGTGACCTGGAACTTTGCGGACTTCGACAAGAGCACATTGAACCTTGTCACTGGAGAAAGCGGGATATTCCTCAGCAAGTACTACATGGACCAGTGGCCCGCGTGGTACGGGGGAAGAACCTTCAACTTCGCCTTTTCTGCGGCCAACGTGGAAAAACGGAAACAACACGAGATGACGCTCGTTCCGCAGTAG
- a CDS encoding S9 family peptidase, which yields MPFRLTSSLAALLLATSLFAQSPAKRLLTADDVYRTQYVHDIQVSPEGKWISYTLTTVDRKADKRRNAVWMVNWEGTQDLPLTAESSSDSSARWSPDGKYLAFMSARPADTTSQIWLLDRRGGEARQLTNVKGEIDDYRWSPDSNRLMLEMAESEDAGNDATDAKPRVAKPIVTDRFHFKRDVDGYLTALAVPHIYLFDIESKKLEALTGNKNEEGDAEWSADGSQIAFVASQLDEPDQSSVHGIFVVDARAGAQPRKLVSTFSPNGQKLAWSPDGKQIAFLQGLEAKYNAYNMNRLAVIPAAGGTPKILTAQFDRGASDPEFTADGSALTFLVEDDRRAYLAKLAAGGNVEHVNVGNAVLMERESGGGHTALIAATDASAADVYALENGNLRKLTSHNDALLSELQLGAVEDISFHSKDGTEVHGMVIKPPSYEAGKKYPTLLWIHGGPNMQDDHALSFSLYPLQLERQYFAAHGYVVLAINYRGGSGRGAEYTRSIFADWGNKEVADLLAGIDYAVQKGFADPERLGIGGWSYGGILTDYTIATDSRFKAAISGAGSANQISMYGSDQYIVQYHNELGPPWRTPDLWMKLSYPFFHADRIHTPTLFVGGQDDFNVPIIGSEQMYQALRTLKVPTQLVIYPGQHHLLTRPSYIHDRLERYVAWFDTYLKNQK from the coding sequence ATGCCCTTTCGACTGACGTCTTCTCTTGCAGCACTGCTACTCGCGACCTCCCTCTTCGCTCAGTCCCCGGCAAAGAGACTGCTCACCGCGGACGACGTGTACCGCACGCAGTATGTCCACGACATCCAGGTATCGCCGGAAGGCAAATGGATTTCCTACACGCTCACCACTGTCGATCGCAAGGCCGACAAACGCCGCAATGCGGTCTGGATGGTGAACTGGGAGGGCACTCAGGATCTACCGCTCACCGCCGAGTCGTCGTCGGACTCGTCGGCGCGCTGGAGTCCGGATGGAAAGTACCTCGCGTTTATGTCTGCGCGCCCCGCGGATACGACGTCACAGATTTGGCTGCTCGACCGGCGAGGAGGCGAAGCGCGGCAACTCACCAACGTCAAAGGAGAGATTGACGACTATCGCTGGTCACCCGACAGCAATCGCCTGATGCTGGAAATGGCGGAGTCCGAAGATGCCGGTAACGATGCGACGGACGCGAAGCCAAGAGTGGCGAAGCCGATCGTCACCGACCGCTTTCACTTCAAGCGGGACGTGGACGGCTACCTGACTGCTTTGGCAGTGCCGCATATTTACCTATTCGATATCGAAAGCAAGAAACTGGAAGCGCTCACCGGCAACAAGAACGAGGAGGGCGATGCAGAGTGGTCGGCCGATGGGTCACAGATTGCTTTCGTAGCGAGCCAATTGGACGAACCCGACCAGAGTAGCGTGCACGGCATTTTCGTCGTGGACGCCCGCGCCGGAGCACAACCGCGCAAGTTGGTCAGCACGTTTAGTCCAAACGGGCAAAAGCTGGCATGGAGTCCGGATGGAAAACAGATCGCGTTCCTGCAGGGGTTGGAGGCAAAGTACAACGCATACAACATGAACCGGCTGGCCGTGATACCCGCAGCCGGCGGCACACCGAAGATTCTGACGGCGCAATTTGATCGCGGCGCGTCCGATCCTGAGTTCACGGCAGATGGTTCCGCGCTGACGTTTCTGGTGGAAGACGACCGGCGTGCGTATCTCGCGAAACTCGCAGCCGGCGGCAACGTTGAGCATGTCAACGTTGGCAATGCCGTCCTCATGGAACGCGAGAGCGGAGGAGGACACACCGCGTTGATTGCGGCCACCGATGCTTCCGCCGCGGACGTTTATGCGCTTGAAAATGGGAACCTAAGGAAACTCACCTCTCACAACGATGCTCTGCTCTCCGAACTGCAACTGGGCGCAGTTGAGGACATCAGTTTTCACAGCAAGGATGGCACGGAAGTTCACGGCATGGTCATAAAGCCGCCATCGTACGAGGCGGGGAAGAAATATCCCACACTGCTCTGGATTCACGGTGGGCCGAACATGCAGGACGACCATGCGCTGAGCTTCAGTTTGTATCCGCTGCAACTCGAGCGGCAGTATTTTGCCGCACATGGCTATGTGGTTCTCGCCATCAACTATCGCGGGGGCAGTGGACGCGGCGCGGAATATACGCGCAGCATATTTGCCGACTGGGGCAACAAAGAAGTCGCGGACCTGCTGGCGGGAATTGACTACGCGGTGCAGAAGGGATTCGCGGATCCGGAACGCCTTGGCATCGGAGGCTGGAGCTATGGCGGAATTCTGACCGATTACACCATCGCGACCGATTCACGTTTCAAGGCGGCGATCAGCGGCGCCGGCAGCGCGAACCAGATTTCGATGTACGGCAGCGACCAGTACATTGTGCAGTACCACAATGAACTGGGACCGCCGTGGCGTACTCCGGATTTGTGGATGAAACTTTCGTATCCGTTCTTTCATGCTGACCGTATACACACGCCAACGTTATTCGTAGGTGGACAAGACGATTTCAACGTGCCGATTATCGGCAGCGAACAGATGTACCAGGCTCTCAGAACACTGAAGGTTCCAACACAGTTGGTGATCTATCCAGGACAACACCATTTATTGACGAGGCCCAGCTACATTCATGATCGTCTGGAGCGCTATGTTGCGTGGTTTGACACTTATCTTAAGAATCAAAAGTGA
- the pqqA gene encoding pyrroloquinoline quinone precursor peptide PqqA: protein MRWYTMVWTAPVFEEVSLCCEINSYVSAKL, encoded by the coding sequence ATGAGGTGGTACACAATGGTTTGGACAGCTCCGGTTTTCGAAGAAGTTTCCCTCTGCTGCGAAATTAACTCCTACGTGAGTGCAAAGCTGTAA
- the pqqB gene encoding pyrroloquinoline quinone biosynthesis protein PqqB, producing MQVKILGSAAGGAFPQWNCACPNCHAVRGGQFQGKPRSQTQVAVSADGESWFLLGASPDLRSQIESTPELHPRSGTRSSPIRGVVLASADLDHVLGLLLMRELQPYPVYAAEPVIRILRDNSMFRMLNRVPNQVQWQPIRAQESFKLDSPTAKGGGISCEAVAVSSHYPAYASGMQASDEAILGLILKSTSGGTLGFFPQLAELTPELMSVFAKLDCLLLDGTFWSEDELIRLQGSTQRAADMGHIPVGGENGTLQRLADLNTPRKMYIHINNTNPMLNESGAEYRAVREAGWELAEDGCHFTL from the coding sequence ATGCAGGTCAAAATCCTCGGCTCTGCTGCCGGAGGAGCATTCCCCCAATGGAATTGTGCTTGCCCGAATTGCCATGCCGTGCGCGGCGGGCAGTTCCAGGGTAAGCCTCGTTCGCAGACGCAGGTCGCGGTCAGCGCCGATGGGGAATCATGGTTTCTGCTCGGTGCGTCTCCCGACCTGCGATCGCAAATCGAATCCACTCCAGAACTGCATCCTCGTTCCGGCACGCGTAGTTCTCCGATTCGCGGTGTCGTACTGGCCAGCGCCGATCTGGATCACGTTCTTGGATTGTTGCTGATGCGGGAACTCCAGCCTTATCCGGTGTACGCTGCCGAGCCTGTGATCAGGATTTTGCGCGACAACAGCATGTTCCGGATGCTGAACCGCGTTCCGAATCAAGTGCAGTGGCAGCCCATTCGCGCGCAGGAGAGTTTCAAGCTGGACTCGCCCACTGCGAAAGGTGGCGGCATCAGTTGCGAGGCCGTAGCGGTATCTTCGCACTATCCAGCGTATGCGAGCGGCATGCAGGCATCGGACGAGGCGATTCTAGGACTCATCCTGAAGTCGACATCGGGCGGCACGCTTGGGTTTTTCCCACAACTGGCGGAGCTTACGCCGGAATTGATGAGCGTATTTGCCAAACTTGATTGCCTCCTGCTCGACGGAACGTTCTGGAGCGAGGACGAGTTGATCCGGTTACAAGGGTCCACTCAACGCGCTGCCGACATGGGACACATCCCAGTCGGTGGAGAGAATGGTACTTTGCAGCGGCTTGCGGACCTGAATACGCCGCGGAAAATGTATATTCACATTAACAACACCAATCCCATGCTCAATGAATCGGGCGCGGAATATCGCGCGGTCCGCGAGGCGGGATGGGAACTGGCGGAAGACGGATGCCACTTCACACTGTGA
- the pqqC gene encoding pyrroloquinoline-quinone synthase PqqC, producing MPLHTVNADDEKLLSMDELRAALRKVGEERYHHQHPFHLLMHEGKLSRGQLQAWALNRYYYQNIIPIKDAIILSRSDDSEFRRAWRKRIVDHDGDANSGVREKDGGIQRWIKLAEATGLDPARVISKEGILPATRYAVNEYLNIVRTRSLLEAVASSLTELFSRDLISLRMDRLRLHYPWLSGGLDYFQARLTQAPEDAAFAIQYVYEHAKTRSEQEKAIQALRDKCDILWAQLDALYFAYVQPGWPPPGAFRIEKQ from the coding sequence ATGCCACTTCACACTGTGAACGCGGACGACGAAAAGCTGCTTTCGATGGATGAACTGCGCGCGGCCTTGCGCAAGGTCGGTGAAGAACGCTATCACCACCAGCATCCATTTCATCTTCTGATGCACGAAGGCAAGCTGAGCCGAGGCCAGTTGCAGGCCTGGGCGCTCAACCGCTACTACTATCAAAATATTATTCCGATCAAGGACGCGATCATCCTCTCGCGCAGCGACGATTCCGAATTTCGCCGGGCATGGCGCAAGCGCATCGTCGATCACGACGGCGATGCGAATTCCGGCGTCCGGGAAAAAGACGGCGGCATTCAGCGCTGGATCAAGTTGGCGGAAGCCACCGGCTTGGATCCGGCCCGTGTCATCAGTAAGGAAGGAATTCTGCCGGCGACGCGATACGCGGTGAATGAATATCTCAACATCGTGCGTACTCGATCGCTATTGGAAGCAGTAGCGTCGTCGCTGACGGAGCTGTTTTCGCGTGATCTGATCTCGCTCCGCATGGATCGTCTCCGGCTGCATTATCCGTGGCTATCGGGTGGACTCGATTATTTCCAGGCTCGGCTGACGCAAGCCCCCGAAGACGCGGCTTTTGCCATCCAGTATGTTTACGAGCACGCAAAGACGCGCAGCGAGCAAGAGAAAGCGATTCAGGCATTGCGCGACAAGTGCGACATCTTGTGGGCTCAGCTCGACGCGCTCTATTTCGCCTATGTGCAGCCGGGATGGCCGCCGCCGGGCGCATTCAGGATTGAGAAACAATAA
- the pqqD gene encoding pyrroloquinoline quinone biosynthesis peptide chaperone PqqD — protein MQIAETSKPVLAVGCKWGGTEEAPLVLYPEGAMKVHGTSLAILALCDGQRTFVDVVEELQRQYFGADPKRIREDATKFLEQMHDKRIVDF, from the coding sequence ATGCAGATTGCCGAAACCAGTAAGCCGGTTCTTGCCGTCGGGTGCAAATGGGGTGGGACTGAAGAAGCGCCGTTGGTCCTCTATCCCGAGGGCGCAATGAAGGTGCACGGCACCAGCCTCGCGATCCTCGCGTTGTGTGACGGCCAGCGGACCTTCGTGGACGTGGTTGAAGAATTGCAGCGCCAGTATTTTGGCGCCGACCCGAAGCGCATACGAGAAGATGCCACCAAGTTTCTGGAACAAATGCACGACAAGCGCATCGTGGACTTTTGA